CCCGGTCCAATTGAATGGTTACAGGCTGTCCGGCGTGAGCTACATTCCGGTCTTGGTCTGTGACTAAGATGCGTTTGACTTTCGCTTTTTCACGGCTAGGCAGTGTCGTCAATTCATCACCTACCGCGATGGTCCCCGCCTCAATCTGGCCTTGGAAGCCGCGGAACGTGTGGTCAGGACGGCATACGCGCTGAATCGGCATCATAAATTCTTTCGAGTCATCGGAGCGATGAACATCCACATTCTCTAAGTATGGCAGCAAAGCAAGGCCTTCGTACCATGGGGTATTGTCTGATTTTTTCGTGATGTTATCCCCTTCTGTTGCAGAAACAGGGATGACCTGGATGCTTTCAAGGCTGAACTCGGAGGACATGCGGGCGAAGTCTTCTTTAATGTCATTAAAGATTTTCGGATCAAAGCCCACCAAATCCATTTTGTTCACAGCTAGAACGAGATGCTTGATCCCCATGAGTGCACAAATCCGAGTGTGGCGCTTGGTTTGAGTAATAACGCCCTTCGTTGCATCTACAAGGATAACCGCTAGATCCGCAAAAGAGGCACCTACTGCCATGTTACGTGTATATTCTTCATGCCCCGGAGTATCCGCTACAATGAAGGAACGGTGATCCGTCGTAAAGTACCGGTAAGCTACATCAATCGTAATCCCTTGTTCACGCTCAGCGAGCAGTCCGTCAAGCAGCAAGGAATAGTCGATCTTGCCGCCGCGGCTGCCTAGTCTACTGTCCAATTCCAATGCTCTCTCTTGGTCAGCGAACAACAGCTTTGCATCATAAAGCATATGTCCAATTAACGTGGATTTCCCATCGTCCACACTTCCGCAGGTAATAAATTTAAGCAGACTTTTCATTTTAGAAATAGCCCTCCCGTTTCCGTCTTTCCATACTTCCAGCCGCTTCTTGGTCAATCACGCGAGTTGTCCGTTCGGATGAAACTGCGCCAAGCGTCTCCTCGATAATGGTATCCAGCGTGTCGGCCTCCGACTCAGCACCGCCTGTAAGCGGGTAGCAGCCTAGTGTGCGGAACCGCATTTTCTTCATTTCAACCTTCTCATGAGGCTCGAGCTTCATCCGGTCATCATCCACCATGATGAGATGTCCATCACGTTCAACGACAGGTCTTTCTTTCGCGAAATAAAGAGGCACAATGTCAATGTTTTCTCTGCGAATGTACTGCCAGATATCTTTTTCCGTCCAGTTGGAAATCGGGAACACGCGGATGCTCTCGCCTTTATTAATTCTTGTGTTGAAAAGCTTCCACATTTCCGGGCGTTGGTTCTTCGGATCCCAAGCATGATTCTTGTTACGGAATGAGAAAATCCGCTCTTTCGCGCGCGATTTCTCCTCGTCACGTCTTCCGCCGCCAAACGCAGCTGTAAATCCGTACTTGTCCAATCCCTGCTTCAACGCTTGGGTTTTCATAATATCGGTATACGCCGAACCATGATCAAAGGGATTGATTCCTTGTTCAATTCCTTCTTGATTGGAATGAACAATCATTTGAATGCCGAATTCTTTCGCCTTGCGATCGCGGAACTCGATCATTTCTTTGAACTTCCAGGTCGTATCGATATGCATGAAAGGAAACGGCGGCTTCTCCGGATAGAATGCCTTCAGCGCCAAATGCAGCATCACGGAGCTGTCCTTCCCGATCGAATACAGCATCACTGGATTTTCACATTCCGCCGCAACCTCTCGAATAATATAAATCGCTTCAGCCTCGAGTTGATCCAGATGCGTCATTTCATCTATGGAATCAAGCATTTGCTTTTGCATGCAAAGGTGCCTCCTTTTTAATCCCCACTAAGTTTATAGTATTTCTTATATTCTAACAGATTCTAGCTTTTATGCAAAGTGGAAGAAAGTAAATTTCTTTAGATTTTTATCGGTTTTGTCGAAGCGCATCAGCGCCATTGTCGAAATTCGTCGATCCCGTTCCTATCATACCACTTCGCGGCCTTTAATGTTTACCTTTTCATGCTTGAATAGGGAAGCTTGGGGAAAGCACTTACAAAAATATTAAAGAAAAAATGACCTGTATACGGGGAGGTATACGGTCATTTGATTACGGTGCGTTGCTGTAGCCACTACACTGTACCTGCTATTTTACCGCGGCAATTACTTCCCTCAACGAATGTAGCCATTAGCTGAACAAATGGTTCCCAAGATGATCAGTGGATTTTACTATACAATCGTTCAGACTGAAGCTGAGCAAGTTAGAAGCCCTCTTCCGTTTAAGTTACTCCGCCTCTGGTTCGTCCTCATAGTCTACGGCAAAATCGTAAAACAGATCAGCTAACCCATCATGAAACCCCCAACCGATTCCGTCTGTATTGCGAACAATCGCCTTTAACCTTCCTTGAAACCTAAGATACAGTCCTATCCCGTTATCCGCGCTGATTTTATTTAATGCATTCTGGTACATAGATACCATACTGGAATAATACGATTCATACATATCTCCGTAATCGTTGGTAAACTCCACACCTAACTCAACATAGTAGATCATTAAATCTATTGTTTTAGCAAGATTATTGCTTAGTTTACCAAACTCGGTAATGGCTTTCTTGGCTTCTGCCAGCTTAAGCTTGGGTTCACCCCGTTTTGGGTAAAACTGGTGCAGAATTTTGTCCTTAGCCTCATCAAATAACTGATTTTCCGTACTTTCAGGGTCCAGCATCATGTGGATGTACTTTTTCACATCGTTATTTGATTTATAACAGTCGATAATAATGGAGACAAGTTCCTCAGCTTTGTAGGTTTTTAATTGCTTTTTAAGATCTGGAATCGATATCTTGGTCATATGATTTGCTTCCCCTCGTTATTTCTTGTCACCTCTTCAGCTTCATGCCGGTAGATCCCATTGTACGATAGCCTATAGTGAGCTATTTGATTCGCTGTAGCTCTGGGATGTGTCCGTTTGTGGTTTCTCCAGCAATTGTCCAATCTCTAAGTGTAGTTTATCATAGGGGGATTTTAACCGAGAACAACAACATCTAATAAAAAAGAGCGTGCAAATGGTCCAACGACCAACACACGCCCTCATTCCCAGCAGTACTATTCTGTTGTCCTTATTTCATCGAGTCGATCAGCGCTGCGATTTCCGGGCTCAATTGGAGAGAGCGCAGTAAGACGGTCAATGCCTCGGCACGAGTCGTGCTCTTGTCCGGAGCAAAGGAGCCCTCGTCTTCGCCGTTGATGATACCCGCTTCAGCAGCAGCCTCAATCTGATCTTTGTTCCAAGAATCGCCGATATCGCGGAAGACCGTACTGCCGCTCTCTTGAACATGGCTCAAGTCGATGATTCTGGACATGATTGCCACCATCTCTGCTCGAGTAATGTCTTGATCCGCGCGGAATGTGCCATCTTCGTAGCCGTTAAGGATACCGTTGGAGGCAAGAGCCATGATGGAAGCCTTCGCCCAATTTCCGCTGATGTCGCTGAATGTACCGGTATAAACCGTACCTGTGCCTATGTTGAAGGCTTTGGCAACGATGGCTGCGAACTCGCCTCGGGAAATGTTGGCGTCCGGCTTAAAGGAACCGTCCTCATACCCATCGACGACCCCAAGCTTGGAGAAAACCTTGATGCCTTCAGCTGCCCAATGATCAGATACATCGTTGAAGGCTGTTGGAGCATTCGAGGATTTGAGCTTATCAGTTAACACTTCCTTTAATACGGCAACCGATTTGGAATCCGACAGATCGAAGACCGGTCGACCGGGAGTGACAGCTACAACAGGTGCAGGCTTGTGACTCTGTTCCGGCAGATTCGCATCTGTACCATCATCCTGCGATGACTCTGCCGGTTCGTTGCTGTCCGCAGGGCTTGTTGTTCCTCCACTACCGTTCGAGGAGTCGGAGGATTTGTGTTTTTTAGTTGTTACTTCGACACTTGGCCCATTGATTGACCAATTCCCTGCTGCATCTCCTGCCTGAACGGTGAACGTATACGTCGTGTTATGACTAAGACCTGATACGCTATATGGATAGGTGCTTCCAGTTACTGTAGCGATCAGTTTGGAATCTTGGTACAAGCGGTAAGCCGTTACGCTTACATTATCGCTGGCACCGTTCCACGAAAGGCTCACACTGTCTTTGGAGATACTAGGCGCACTCAACGCTCCTGAGGTCCAGCTTGGCGCAGTTGTATCATTGACCACAGAGGTATTCATGGTGTTGGTGAATGCCCATGGTTCTGCGCCTTTCACAACATTTGTAAAGCTTACATTTGTAAAGGAACTATTTTTCAAGTAACTAATGCTGGTTGCCGGCGTGTTATTGAAGGAAACTTTGTTAAAATGGATATCCTCATGCGGCGCATCGCCGGTTCCCGATACAAAGATCGCACTCTTCGTAGAAGAGTCTACGGATACGTTATAAACAAAGATGTGCTTGAAGCGGCCCATATCCGGTGCCGGATCATTCGTGCTGGACGGATAAGCGGAAGTGAATTCGAACGGGTATTCATCCCCATCTGAGACATCCTTCATGGCCGAATCCCGGAACACAATATTTCGGGCTCCGCCGCCGATACCCGCTCCTGTCTTGGCACGAAGTCCAACGCCGATTCCGTTCATGACATTGTCTTCCGCAATGATATTTTGAATCCATGCAGCGGTATTGCTGCCTGCCACTACGGCTCCATGACCGTGACGGAAGTAGTTGTTAAAGATCCAGATATTTTCTACAGGATGATTCTTTTCAGCTGCTGCACCGACACCTGCGGCAAAGTTAACATCGTCATCTCCGGTGTCAAAGACACTGTTAATGACCGTAAGCCCCGTTCCGCTCATATCGATACCGTCGCCGTTGTTGCAATCGAAGGTCATTATTTTGACCCCGTTCAGCGTAACATTGGTACTGCCCACAGACAGCGTGTGCATGGAAGGATTCACGATCGAAAGCCCGCCCCCAAAGTACACGTTGGTGACATCTTTTGCGGTGATCAGGTTGGATCTTGTCTTATAAGCGTCCTCCGCGCTAAAGCCCCAGCTTAATGCCAGATTATACTGCGCCGCTGCAAGAATACCGTTGGTCGCAACGGTGCCGGAGCTGCTTTTTTAGGGAGACTGGGAATCCGTCTGCATCCGGGGTATCCTGCTTCCACCCATTGCCGTCGATAGTGCCTGTTCCGGTAAAACGGATGTTCTCCAGAACCGTATCTGTAGAAATAGCATTGATTAACGAATAAGTCTTAACTGCGGATTGATGAGTAGGATCCGGATAAGGGAAATCCGCCGCATTCTCCGAAGCCTTCAGTGTTCCATTGACTTCAAAGGTGATGTTGCTCTTATTGATCCAAAGTGAACCGGATACAAATGTTTGTCCTGCAGGGATGACCACTTTACCTCCTTCCGGAGTCGCGTCAATCGCTGCCTGAATCGCTGCTGTATCAACAGTTGCTCCGTCACCGACAGCACCATAATCGGTAACATCAAAAACTTGTGGAGTCGCGGCCGTTGCTTGTGTAACGGAATTGCTGTCAGCAGATTCATTACCGCTGCTGTCCACCGATCGGACTACAAAGGTGTGTGTCGTATTCGGAGTAAGCCCTGTCACGGTATACGTGTGATTGCTAATGCGAACAGCCTCGCTGTTACTGGAATCCGCATAGAAGCTGTCGATAAAAGATTTCGCAGGAGACGCTGTATTTTGGTTCGCGCTTCCTATTTTAACTCCGTCCATGTAAACGTTGTAATCCGCAATATCGGCCTCCGCATAGTTGTCAGGCTTCGTCCACACTAAGGTAATACTGGTGTCATCATACGCTAGAGTTGGTACGGATACATGCTGAGGCGGCAGTAAGGCTGCATCTGTAGACGGAAGCGTAACCTCTACACTTGGCCCATCCGTTGACATACATCCTGCATCGTCAAGCGCCTCCACTTTAAAGGCATAGGAAGCACCTGCAGTCAGGCCTACAACCGTATACATATCGCTGCTTGCATCCACAGTTGCAATCGGAGCCGATACGCCTTGCTGGAAGATCGCATAGCCGGTTACGCCTATTGGATCCGTTGCGCCGCTCCATGTCAAAGTTACGGAATCATGGAGGGTGGCTGTATACACCGGTCCCGCCTGGTTAGGCTGAGCAGAAATCGTATTCGACGCCGTCAATGAAGCAGCTTGCCAGGACGGCGCCGCTGGTGTGACTACCTGTACAGAGGGGCCGTCAGTCGAGCTATTACCCGCTTCATCCACAGCCTCTACAGTAAAGGTATAACTGGTTGAAGGAGTCAAACTCGTCAAATCGCTGGTGGTCACAGCACCGTCCACCGTTGCCACAGGCACCGCGCTGTCTCCTTGATAGATCTTATATTTCTCTACACCTACATTATCATCTGCGTGAGTCCATGTAAGTGTTAATCCGGTTTGCGTTTCGTTAGAGCTAGTAACTTGCCCTGAGGGCCAAGTCGGCACTTCATGATCATCGATTGGAGCTGTTGTCGATACCGGCAGGCTTGGGCCGTCGCTGGACCAATTTTCCGATGAATCACCGGCTTCTATTTTAAATACATAATTTGTACTGGAATTCAGCCTTGTAACCGAATAACTGGTTGTATGGCCGTCGACCGCTGCGATCATAACAGGATTTGCCGAATCCGTAATATCGTACACTTTATAGCCCGTTACACCCGTAGAGTCGGATGCACCCGTCCATGTAAGATTTACTTTGTTCTGCGTGACGGAGGTTGCATGCAGATTACCTGATGTCCACGCTGGAGGCACGATATCACTGGATGTCGAAGGACCATCCGTTGACTCTTTACCGGCTGTATCTACAGCTTGCACCGTGAACCTATAAGCCTTCGTCGTCGGGTCGAACGCTGCATCAAAGCTCGTCATCATGGCTTTTGTCACCGTGAATGAAGTCGCCTTTCCATCCGCCGTACTGCCCACCAGATTGCTGCCTTCATAGATGTTGTATTTCGCTACACCTGCGTTATCATAAGCTGGGTTCCAGGTTAACGTAAGGTCACCGTTTGCTGCTACTGCTGGTGTTACACTGCCCGTTCCAGCCCAAGTTGGAGCTGCCAGTCCATCCAAATCGGTTAGTGGTGTGCTTTCTGCCGTATCGTAGCTGTTCTCGATCGTAACGTTTTCGAAGTTAACGGTAACGGCATTCGTCGGGTCATTAGAAACCACATACATACCTATATAGTAGGAATTCGACACCGCCGATTTTGTGCTTGTTGATTTGGCAGGCGTCCATTGAATGGTTCCCGATGAATCCACTTGACCGATATAGGAACGGTAATACGTGGAGGTTGTCGTATCCCCGTCTGCTAGCTTAGAGCCTTGATACGCCAGCTTCAAATAAAAGCTTCCGTCCGCCGCGCTACTGACAGCCGATGCTGTGGTGCTGGTCGTGTTTTTCCCCTGGGTGACATCTCTATATTCATAATAAGGAATGTAGGAAGCTGATCTTCCATTACTTGAGGCGGTTGGTTTGATAATCACACTTGCATTGTTGCTGTTGGCATCCAGGCTGGTTCTAGCCTGCAATCCAATAAACGGAGCAGAAGCACCGCCTATATCAAAGCTTTTCACCTTTGCGATGATCGTACCGTCGCCGCTAAGCTTGGAGCTTAGTCCGACAAATTGTAAGCCATCCAAATCTGCCGCGGTATAACCGGAAGCGATCGCACCGGCGCCTGTAACGGTAAATTCATTGGCAGAACGGTCATAGGACGCGCCTCCCTGTGCACCGACTGGGCCGATGTCTTGGCTTGTAAAGGCTGTATTGTCGTCATTGGCCGGAGGTACGGCCGGTGTCACATGCACCTCGTCAGATTCCACACTCTCGCTGCCTGAATTCGAAGCCGTCACAACATAGTAATACGTGATTCCGTTGGTCAGCCCGAAGTCTGTATAGGCGGTGTCTGTAAGATGGCTTGCGACCGTAATGTAAGTGCCGCTTGTGGTTCCGCGCTTCACATTGTAATAGGTTGCACCCGTTACCGTATTCCAGCTCAACTGGGCTTTCGAATCGCCGGCAATCACCGAGACACCTGTTGGCGCTGCAGGCCTTGCCACCTCCGGTACCACACTGACCTCATTCGAGGTCGAAAGCACACCGGAATCGTTAGCAGCCGTTACCACATAATAATATGCTGTACCGTTGGTCAAACCGGTGTCCTTGTAGCTTGTGCCTGTCAGATGGCTCAACACCGTATCGTACACGCCGCTTGTTGTTCCACGCTTCACATCGTAATAGGTTGCACCTGTTACCGTATTCCAGTAAAGATTGGCCTCACGATCCCCTGCAGTCGCTGAAAGGACCGCTGTGATTGCTGGCGTGTAATAATGAGGAGTCCAGTCGGGTCCGAAATAAGTCGTTATACTTGGAACGGACGTTGGGTCCAACAATGCAGGAACCACTCGACCCGACGTGTCAACCGGCGCACCGTTATAAGTCGTGTTGTACTCAGCAAAGTGTGCGTTTTGTGGCTGAGCACCGCTCATTGAGGTCCAGCCTGCGGGATCAATGACCGTACTGCTTTGAAGCTGGGTATTCATAAAAGTAACCCTCGCTCCTGCTCCCCAAGGTCTTCCAAAGAAGCTGGACTGATCGCTGTGCGTAGCCGTTATTGTGCTATTTACAAATACATATCCATAGGCCGCCGAATCTTTAGCTGCTGTTAAATAACCAGCTTGCGTGGAGTCACTATACCCGGAAAAATTCAGCCTAGCATGATCAAACACAACATTGCCATCGCCATAAATGAAATCTGTATTTCCCTCTATGTAGCTGTCCTTAACGTACATGCTGTGGGTACCGTCTCCGCCCGTATAAAGCGTATCCTGCCCGCCAATAAAGCTGCAGTCGTTAAACTCCACGTTGTCCGCATCGATCGCCATAGCCGCAGCTCTTTCTTGAGCCGCTCTCGAAGTAACATCCAGAGATGCCGTTCGCTCTACAGCGATTGTACTGCCAGCGACGTTACCAAGCTGAACACCGTCATCCAGTTCTTCCTGGGTGACGTATTTGCTGAATGAATTTTCAAATACAATATGTTCGGCTCTGAAGGCTGTAGCGGCACTGGTCAGGTAAACGGTAGCGCCCCACTTATCAGCAGTGTGCTTGTCATATTGATCAAAAGCAAGAGCCGAATTGTACCAACCATCGGTGCCAAGGCTGTAATATTTGTAGCCAATGCCGTAATACCAGGTGATTTTGACCTCCTGAGTAGGGTCTAGGCTTGCGAGAGTGATATAAGGAGTGGCTATTTTCAGCTGCGCTCTGTATACACCTGGCGCGATATGAATGGTAATGCGATGCGCCTCATCCGTCGGATTCATCCGAGCGGCCGCATCCAGGGCATCCTTCACCGTATCAAAGCTGCCTGAATGGGAGCTGTCCCCTACGTAGAGATCAGGAACCCACGCAAGCGGCTCGACAGTTGGATTTACCGGCTCGAACAAAATGTCCTTGCTTACAGCTTGACCGCTCACAACAACATGACCGATGGTGCTGTAATCCTCCGTACAAACCGCGGATATACGGTAAGCACCGTCTCGGAGACTGACCGAATATCCGCCGTTAGCCACTGTACCTGTATAGGTGTATCCATCATCCTCATTCGTAAATGTGATGCTTTGAATTTGGGCGGTAGGGGACAAGCCTTGAAAGGCTCCAGTCGCTGGATACATCATTTTCTTAACAACGTTCATATCTTGATTCGTATCATGAATGATATACACACTGCCGCCGGAGGAAATCTCATAATCGTTTGCCCCCAACAATTCAGCCGTGTAGGAAACCCCTTGTTGAACACCAGCTGTAAAAGTCATCGCCGCCGTATCCACAACAGCCGTAACCGATGCGGCGAGACTGCCCGTCGGAGGGTTCAATTGGATCTGGAGCCCACTGACATCGTAACCGTTGTCAACACCAACGATATGTCCGCTGATGGTAGCGAGGCTGTTCGTGACCACATCGAAACCGATATCTTGAATTCCTGCCGTAATATCGGAAGCAGATACTTGGATCACCTTCGTTGAATCCGAAATCGCGTATTCCGTCATATCCTTCAGCGTGGCAACGTACGTGTAGCCTGGAGCGAGAACAGCATCAAAGGAATTGTCACCATTCACGCTTACATTCGTTGTGTCGTTGGTTGACTGATTGGTGAAATTGAGACTGTAACCAGTAGGCAGCGAATGATTGTTCACGTTAACAATTCCGCTAAGATGAACCCCTGGTGTTCTGACAACACGGTGGAAATAAGGCTTTCCACTGGCTGAAGCTGACACGTAGATCTGGTATTTACCCGTATACTTTGCAATAAAATCATATCTGGCCGGCGTTGTTGCAAAATCCAGCTGATCATCTTGGGTACCGCCATCCGGACCCTCATAAACAAGATGAATCTGCTCCGTGCTTCCGGCGCTTAATCCGCCGTAAACCGTAACCTTATCCCCGGCCGCAACATTGTCGATCGTTATATATCTTCTTGATGTCCCCCCGTTCCATTGCAATAGTACGCTCCGCTCGCATTGTAAGCGTCATCATAACTTTTGGAGGCATTTCCCCATAAAGAAGCACCGTAATTGTAAGTTCCTACGTTCGTCGTACCCTCTTCATAATAATAGAGTCTGTCATTGGACCCTGTTATGATCGATAAATCGCCAAAAGGAATCGTCTGGCTGTTCGCCAACACCCAATTCGTGTTGTAGGTGGTAAACAAGCTAGGTGAGGCATCAAGAAGACTGGATGTGATATGATTCGTGGACAAATTGTATAGTGGATCCGTACTTGGAACCTTAACCCCGCCGAAATCCCATACATCCACTTGTCTGCTGCTGGACGTATCACTGGCATATACAGCGCTTACAAAAGCAAAATTGCTGAATACCATTGAGAGAAGCAACATCATGATTAACAGCTTGTGCAAGCCATCCCTCGACCTTTTCATCATTTTCCCTCTTCCCTCCTAGTGGATTGTACTCGTTCAATATGCAATCGAACCAAACCCGTTACTTGCTTCTAAGGCTGACCAGTCCTGCCCGGGCTCTCCTCTGACTAACTCATAGGAACTTCTCTCCTTTACTTGGAAAATTTTGTACAGTCAACAAACAGTATTTAACCGTATTTCGACCGATTACGTCTATAATCATCTGAACAGATGTTGCGTTGTAGGGGGTTTTTGGGGTTGGGATGCCGAGGAAATGCTATGAGATGGAACGGGAAGTTGAAAAGTCTGCTAGAAGTTCAAGCTGCTGCATAGGAGAGGGCGTTTGAGGCTTTATCGAGAAAAGAAGAAAGCCGAGGGTAAACAGGCTTGAGAACCTGGATCTATGATAATGGCTTCGAAATTCAGACCATTTTATATCATATATCCCCTTCCAACAGCCTCGGCATTTAATAAAAATTCAGGCTAGTCTAGTTGTAAAGAAAGATGTACATACTACGTGTAATGGAATATAATAAAAACACAAAATAACCTTTGATTTCATTGGATTTTTAAGTGTAAAAGGTGGTGTAAAAATGACATACTTCTTTGCTTATGAGCACTTCGATAACCAGGGAGATACGTTAGTTTTTCAACCGAAAGTAAATTACTTCGATTACGACATACAACAATTAATTTTAGAGGCAGAGCGGAATATTGGGGCATTAGCTAGACTTGGTTTGAAAAGCCACCCCCTAAAACCCACAATTTTACGTAACTCATTAGTTAGAACCGCACATTTCACAACCAAAATTGAACAAAACAAGCTGGAGTTCAAAGAAGTTGAGCAAGTCTATCAAAGCTTCAAAAAAAATCCACTATCTATAAAACAAAAAGCACAAATAGAAGTTAAAAACGTCTTCGAGACCTACGAATTGATTTATCGTTTACACCCAAATAAAGATTTTTCAGACATGGATGAACCCATACTTAAACAAATCCAGCAGACTTTAATGAATAACTTAACCGGCTATCCAGAGGGGTATAGGAGTATTTCAGTAGCTCTTCAAGATGGTGATGGGCATATCAGTTACCAGCCTCCAGCATGTAACGATGTTCCGCGTCTCATGCGAGCGTATTTTTCTTGGCTCTATACGAGTGTAACGGGATACATGAATCCTTATGAGACTACAAATGTTAATCTCGAAAAAAAGGTACATCCACTGATCATTTCCCGGATCACACATCATTTAATAGGATACATCCATCCGTTTCCTGATGGTAATGGGAGAACAGCCCGGGCATTTTCTACATTAGTTGGTTTAATCCACGACGACCTTGCCACAATTAAAGATGCATTTAGCGTAGAAGAATTCTTTGATAAAAGAATAGAGGATTACTATGACACGCTAATGGCTGCAACCCAAGGCAACTTAAAGCCATTCATCGTTTTTTATCTCGAATGCGTTAATGCATCCCTTACCAAGGTACTCAAAGAGCTGCAACGTTACGATAGAATCAAACATATTCGTGAAATATTAGGTAGAGGGCATGCGAAAACCATGTTCGAATTAATAAGTAGAATGGAAGACGGAGAAACTTTCCATAGACAATTAT
This genomic window from Paenibacillus hexagrammi contains:
- a CDS encoding pectinesterase family protein — protein: MQWNGGTSRRYITIDNVAAGDKVTVYGGLSAGSTEQIHLVYEGPDGGTQDDQLDFATTPARYDFIAKYTGKYQIYVSASASGKPYFHRVVRTPGVHLSGIVNVNNHSLPTGYSLNFTNQSTNDTTNVSVNGDNSFDAVLAPGYTYVATLKDMTEYAISDSTKVIQVSASDITAGIQDIGFDVVTNSLATISGHIVGVDNGYDVSGLQIQLNPPTGSLAASVTAVVDTAAMTFTAGVQQGVSYTAELLGANDYEISSGGSVYIIHDTNQDMNVVKKMMYPATGAFQGLSPTAQIQSITFTNEDDGYTYTGTVANGGYSVSLRDGAYRISAVCTEDYSTIGHVVVSGQAVSKDILFEPVNPTVEPLAWVPDLYVGDSSHSGSFDTVKDALDAAARMNPTDEAHRITIHIAPGVYRAQLKIATPYITLASLDPTQEVKITWYYGIGYKYYSLGTDGWYNSALAFDQYDKHTADKWGATVYLTSAATAFRAEHIVFENSFSKYVTQEELDDGVQLGNVAGSTIAVERTASLDVTSRAAQERAAAMAIDADNVEFNDCSFIGGQDTLYTGGDGTHSMYVKDSYIEGNTDFIYGDGNVVFDHARLNFSGYSDSTQAGYLTAAKDSAAYGYVFVNSTITATHSDQSSFFGRPWGAGARVTFMNTQLQSSTVIDPAGWTSMSGAQPQNAHFAEYNTTYNGAPVDTSGRVVPALLDPTSVPSITTYFGPDWTPHYYTPAITAVLSATAGDREANLYWNTVTGATYYDVKRGTTSGVYDTVLSHLTGTSYKDTGLTNGTAYYYVVTAANDSGVLSTSNEVSVVPEVARPAAPTGVSVIAGDSKAQLSWNTVTGATYYNVKRGTTSGTYITVASHLTDTAYTDFGLTNGITYYYVVTASNSGSESVESDEVHVTPAVPPANDDNTAFTSQDIGPVGAQGGASYDRSANEFTVTGAGAIASGYTAADLDGLQFVGLSSKLSGDGTIIAKVKSFDIGGASAPFIGLQARTSLDANSNNASVIIKPTASSNGRSASYIPYYEYRDVTQGKNTTSTTASAVSSAADGSFYLKLAYQGSKLADGDTTTSTYYRSYIGQVDSSGTIQWTPAKSTSTKSAVSNSYYIGMYVVSNDPTNAVTVNFENVTIENSYDTAESTPLTDLDGLAAPTWAGTGSVTPAVAANGDLTLTWNPAYDNAGVAKYNIYEGSNLVGSTADGKATSFTVTKAMMTSFDAAFDPTTKAYRFTVQAVDTAGKESTDGPSTSSDIVPPAWTSGNLHATSVTQNKVNLTWTGASDSTGVTGYKVYDITDSANPVMIAAVDGHTTSYSVTRLNSSTNYVFKIEAGDSSENWSSDGPSLPVSTTAPIDDHEVPTWPSGQVTSSNETQTGLTLTWTHADDNVGVEKYKIYQGDSAVPVATVDGAVTTSDLTSLTPSTSYTFTVEAVDEAGNSSTDGPSVQVVTPAAPSWQAASLTASNTISAQPNQAGPVYTATLHDSVTLTWSGATDPIGVTGYAIFQQGVSAPIATVDASSDMYTVVGLTAGASYAFKVEALDDAGCMSTDGPSVEVTLPSTDAALLPPQHVSVPTLAYDDTSITLVWTKPDNYAEADIADYNVYMDGVKIGSANQNTASPAKSFIDSFYADSSNSEAVRISNHTYTVTGLTPNTTHTFVVRSVDSSGNESADSNSVTQATAATPQVFDVTDYGAVGDGATVDTAAIQAAIDATPEGGKVVIPAGQTFVSGSLWINKSNITFEVNGTLKASENAADFPYPDPTHQSAVKTYSLINAISTDTVLENIRFTGTGTIDGNGWKQDTPDADGFPVSLKKQLRHRCDQRYSCSGAV
- a CDS encoding Fic family protein, producing the protein MTYFFAYEHFDNQGDTLVFQPKVNYFDYDIQQLILEAERNIGALARLGLKSHPLKPTILRNSLVRTAHFTTKIEQNKLEFKEVEQVYQSFKKNPLSIKQKAQIEVKNVFETYELIYRLHPNKDFSDMDEPILKQIQQTLMNNLTGYPEGYRSISVALQDGDGHISYQPPACNDVPRLMRAYFSWLYTSVTGYMNPYETTNVNLEKKVHPLIISRITHHLIGYIHPFPDGNGRTARAFSTLVGLIHDDLATIKDAFSVEEFFDKRIEDYYDTLMAATQGNLKPFIVFYLECVNASLTKVLKELQRYDRIKHIREILGRGHAKTMFELISRMEDGETFHRQLFDDTLDASSSSIAKSLSRLKELGVIKSGDHRGEYFVSILD